One region of Bacillota bacterium genomic DNA includes:
- a CDS encoding ribonuclease HII — protein MGDSMKPSFKDLSLEEIRLIVHGLSRAELRRRAARRLARDPRAGARRLGAEILARLDREEAEAARLTAMERFEAEARAQGAAVIAGVDEVGRGPLAGPVFAAAVILPPGLRLVGLDDSKRLSAEQRETLCPLIREIALGVSIGRAEVEEIDTINIRQASFLAMRRALAGLSVAVDFVLVDGFAIPGLELRQRAIVKGDSRSASIAAASVIAKVARDAVMDDLDRLYPGYGLAENKGYCTTAHVEALRRLGPCPVHRRSFKWDMDAQGAGLHFQPRLFDIIEEGD, from the coding sequence ATGGGTGATTCCATGAAGCCGTCATTCAAGGACCTCAGCCTTGAGGAGATCCGCCTCATCGTCCATGGCCTGTCCAGGGCCGAGCTGCGCCGGCGGGCCGCCCGCCGGCTGGCCCGCGACCCGCGGGCCGGAGCCCGTCGCCTGGGAGCGGAGATCCTCGCCAGGCTCGACCGGGAAGAGGCCGAAGCGGCTAGGCTGACGGCCATGGAGAGGTTCGAGGCCGAGGCCAGGGCCCAGGGGGCGGCGGTCATCGCCGGAGTCGACGAGGTCGGCCGGGGCCCGTTGGCCGGGCCGGTCTTCGCCGCCGCCGTCATCCTTCCGCCCGGGCTGCGCCTGGTCGGGCTGGACGACTCGAAGCGGCTCTCGGCCGAGCAGCGGGAAACCCTATGCCCGCTGATCCGGGAGATCGCCCTGGGGGTCTCCATCGGCCGGGCCGAGGTCGAGGAGATCGACACCATCAATATCCGTCAGGCCAGCTTCCTGGCAATGCGCCGGGCCCTGGCCGGCCTGTCAGTCGCCGTCGACTTTGTCCTTGTCGACGGCTTTGCCATTCCCGGCCTGGAACTGAGGCAGCGGGCCATCGTCAAGGGTGACAGCCGTTCGGCGTCCATCGCCGCGGCCTCGGTCATCGCCAAGGTGGCCAGGGACGCCGTGATGGACGACTTGGACCGGCTATACCCGGGTTACGGCTTGGCTGAGAACAAGGGCTACTGCACGACGGCGCACGTAGAAGCCTTGCGGCGACTGGGTCCGTGCCCGGTCCACCGGCGCAGTTTCAAGTGGGACATGGATGCCCAGGGTGCGGGGCTGCATTTTCAGCCCCGTTTGTTCGATATCATTGAAGAGGGGGATTAG
- the ylqF gene encoding ribosome biogenesis GTPase YlqF, whose product MKGQRYPGHMARTNRVIREMLRVVDVVIEVVDARVPASSRNPDLDALVGQKPRIIAINKADLAADEDTARWAAFFGRRGYRVVIISATEGRGIRALTAAVRASAKTKAAGRARRAMILGTPNVGKSSLINRLAGRARARTGALPGVTRGPQWVRVGSSFELLDLPGTLPPRVGDQEVVYRLAATGALEAGAYDQVQVAQGLITELRRESKGVLVERYGIVDGDSQTALAQVAVSRGLLKAGGQPDFDRAAQVLLAEFRSGRLGRFTLDPVPEAAASGGRPVRPPKGLSRKQESPPPGE is encoded by the coding sequence ATGAAGGGTCAGAGGTATCCCGGGCACATGGCCCGGACGAACCGAGTCATCCGGGAGATGCTCCGGGTGGTCGACGTGGTCATCGAGGTTGTCGATGCCCGCGTCCCGGCCTCCAGTCGGAACCCGGACCTTGACGCCCTCGTCGGCCAGAAACCGCGGATCATCGCCATCAACAAGGCCGACTTGGCCGCGGATGAAGATACCGCGCGCTGGGCGGCTTTTTTTGGCCGCCGGGGGTACCGGGTCGTGATCATCTCGGCGACCGAGGGGCGGGGAATCAGAGCGTTGACTGCCGCCGTCCGGGCCTCGGCCAAGACCAAAGCGGCGGGCAGGGCCCGGCGGGCGATGATCCTCGGGACTCCCAACGTGGGTAAGAGTTCGCTCATCAACCGCTTGGCCGGCCGGGCCCGGGCCAGAACGGGGGCCTTGCCCGGGGTCACCCGCGGCCCCCAGTGGGTCCGCGTCGGGTCCTCCTTCGAGCTGCTCGACCTACCGGGGACCTTGCCGCCGCGGGTCGGCGACCAAGAGGTCGTCTACCGTCTGGCGGCCACGGGGGCCCTCGAGGCCGGGGCCTACGACCAGGTCCAGGTGGCCCAGGGACTCATCACTGAGCTGCGGAGGGAGTCCAAGGGGGTGCTCGTCGAGCGTTACGGGATCGTCGACGGGGACTCCCAGACGGCTCTGGCGCAAGTGGCCGTGAGCCGGGGTCTCCTCAAGGCCGGCGGCCAGCCCGATTTCGACCGCGCCGCCCAGGTCCTGCTGGCCGAATTCCGGAGCGGGCGACTGGGGCGATTCACCCTTGACCCGGTCCCGGAGGCGGCCGCGTCCGGCGGGAGGCCGGTCCGCCCGCCGAAAGGTCTTTCGCGGAAGCAGGAAAGCCCACCTCCGGGGGAGTAG
- the lepB gene encoding signal peptidase I — MAEPEKSLFRELIETVVFALVLALLIKTFVVETTLVNGPSMQPTLYTGERLWLNKAIYHLRSPRRGEVIVFRNPKNPAKDYIKRAIGLPGDRVAIRDGVVYLNGQVFPENHLMIPQKSNYPETTVPPDSLFVLGDNRANSEDSRFASLGFVPLENVKGKAILIYWPLNRIALVR, encoded by the coding sequence ATGGCCGAGCCCGAGAAGAGCCTTTTCCGTGAGCTTATCGAGACCGTTGTCTTCGCCTTGGTCCTGGCTCTCTTGATCAAGACCTTCGTCGTCGAGACGACTCTCGTCAATGGACCTTCGATGCAACCGACCCTCTACACCGGCGAGCGGCTGTGGCTGAATAAGGCCATCTACCACCTGCGTTCCCCGCGGCGCGGCGAGGTCATCGTCTTCCGTAACCCCAAGAATCCGGCTAAGGACTACATCAAGCGGGCCATCGGCCTCCCCGGTGACCGGGTGGCCATCAGAGACGGCGTCGTCTACCTCAATGGGCAGGTCTTCCCGGAAAACCATCTGATGATCCCGCAGAAATCGAACTATCCCGAGACGACCGTCCCTCCGGACAGCCTCTTCGTCCTGGGGGACAATCGCGCCAACAGCGAGGACAGCCGTTTCGCCTCCCTCGGTTTCGTCCCCTTGGAGAACGTCAAGGGTAAGGCCATCCTGATTTACTGGCCATTGAACCGGATTGCTCTGGTTCGTTGA
- the rplS gene encoding 50S ribosomal protein L19 → MDLIRTIELENMRKDIPDFAPGDTVRVQVKVVEGGRERIQAYEGIVIGRSGGGVRETFTVRRISYGVGVERKFPLHSPRVDKIEVVRRGRVRRAKLNYLRELTGRAAKVKERTTIR, encoded by the coding sequence GTGGACCTGATCAGAACGATCGAACTCGAGAACATGCGCAAGGATATCCCGGACTTCGCCCCCGGCGATACTGTCCGGGTGCAGGTCAAAGTGGTCGAGGGTGGCCGCGAGAGGATCCAGGCCTACGAAGGGATCGTCATCGGTCGGAGCGGCGGCGGAGTCCGCGAGACCTTCACCGTTCGGCGCATCTCGTACGGGGTCGGCGTGGAGCGGAAGTTCCCGCTGCATTCCCCGAGGGTCGACAAGATTGAAGTCGTTCGACGGGGGCGGGTTCGGCGGGCTAAGTTGAACTACCTGCGCGAGTTGACCGGCCGTGCGGCCAAGGTCAAGGAGCGAACCACCATCCGGTAA
- the trmD gene encoding tRNA (guanosine(37)-N1)-methyltransferase TrmD — MSPLRVDILTLFPAMFEGPFGESIVKRGANHGLLDIRCHDLRGFTHDRHRTVDDYPYGGGAGMVLKPDPVFEGVEMIVASGPVGHRPRVILMTPQGRRLTQETVVRLAGLEWLLVICGHYEGVDERIRAGLVEEEISLGDFVVTGGELPAMVLVDAVSRLVPGVLEDDSVSEESFSDGLLEYPQYTRPPIFRGMAVPEVLVSGHHEKVRLWRRRESLRRTLERRPDLLELVNLRREDERLLAEIRLEATPREEGPKSGG; from the coding sequence ATGAGCCCTCTCCGGGTCGATATTCTGACCCTCTTCCCGGCCATGTTCGAAGGCCCTTTTGGAGAGAGCATCGTCAAGCGCGGTGCCAACCACGGCTTGCTGGACATCCGCTGCCACGACCTGCGCGGCTTCACCCACGACCGGCATCGGACGGTCGACGACTACCCTTACGGTGGCGGGGCGGGCATGGTCCTCAAGCCCGACCCGGTCTTCGAGGGGGTCGAGATGATCGTCGCCTCGGGCCCGGTGGGACACCGTCCGAGAGTCATCCTGATGACCCCTCAGGGCCGCCGCCTGACTCAGGAGACCGTTGTCAGGCTGGCCGGTCTGGAGTGGCTATTGGTCATCTGCGGCCACTACGAGGGCGTCGACGAGCGGATCAGGGCCGGACTCGTGGAAGAGGAGATCTCCCTGGGCGATTTCGTGGTCACCGGTGGTGAACTGCCGGCGATGGTCCTCGTCGACGCGGTTTCCCGGCTCGTGCCGGGCGTCCTCGAGGACGACTCGGTAAGCGAAGAGTCCTTTTCCGACGGCCTCCTGGAATATCCGCAGTACACTCGGCCGCCGATCTTCCGGGGCATGGCCGTCCCCGAGGTGCTCGTCTCGGGACACCACGAAAAGGTCCGCCTATGGCGCCGCCGCGAATCCCTGCGTCGGACCCTCGAGCGCCGTCCGGACCTGCTCGAGTTGGTGAACCTCCGGCGGGAGGACGAGCGGCTGTTGGCCGAGATCAGGCTGGAAGCCACCCCCCGCGAGGAAGGACCGAAGAGCGGAGGCTGA